The Candidatus Polarisedimenticolaceae bacterium DNA window GATCTGGATCGGCAGCGCGAGTCCGGAGACGAAGAGGGAAGCGCCGTCCGCCGCCCAGGCGACCGGGTACTCGCCGGGAAGCAGCCCGGGAATCGGAAGAGCCGCGCTTCCGTCCAGCGGTAGGCGCACCGGCGTGCCATCGGCGGCCTGGAAGATGGCCATACGCCCGTCGGGCGAGACTGGAGCTCCGGAGAAGAACGTCCAGGAAATTCCGGGCGCGCCGAAGGCACGACACGCGCCGCTCTCGAGATCGCATACGAATGCGTGGGACGGCTCGCCGGGCTTGCGGCCGGTGACGACAAAATGCTTGCCGTCGGGGAGCCACGTCGCGATCGATTCGTAGCTCACGTCGTCGGGATTGGGAATCGTCCGCGGCCCGCCGATCCCGAGAGGAACGACCGTGAGCGTTTTGTAGTTCTCGACCGAGAGCAGGGCCGCCGAGCCGTCATGGGAGATGGTGTTTGCCTCGCCGATCGCAAGGCGGGACGCGCCCGGACGATCCGAGCGCAAGGCGTACGTCACGTAGATCTTGGCGACCTGGTCGGTCACGAGAGCCGTCCGGCCGTCCGAGGAGATCGCCCGGACGATCGAGGTTTCACCCGGCACGATGAGGGGACGTGGCTCGCGGTCGCCTTCCAGGAGCGCGAGCCCCTCGCGCTGGGCATGTTGCACGGCGAGGAGGAGCCGCCCGTCCGCGGCGATGTCGAGCAGCTCGTCGAATCCCGGCGCGATGTAGACGGCGCGCCGGTGGCCACCGAGGTCAACGGCCCAGATTCCGCTCCGCAGCTCCGCATCGATGCCGCTGAACCAGACTTCGCGGCCGCCCGGCGCCCACGCCACACCCTGAATGGCGCCGAAGTCCTTCAAGAGCGACGTCTTCTTCCCCGCGCGATCGACGACCGCGAGACCTCCTTGGTTGTCCCCCCAGTTGATGTGGTCCACGTAGGCGACCATGGCCCCGTCCGCGGAGATGCGGACCGAGTCGAAATAGCCGTTGGTCTTGTCGAGCACTTTGCCGACGGGGTACTCGAGCTGGTCGGTCCCGCCGGGGACCGCGTGCACGATCGCGAGATCGGACCCATCCGGCGACCAGTCCGCCGAGCGGACGCTCTCGACGACCTCGCGCGGGCTTCCGCCGAGCAGGGACGCCCGCGCGAGCGTTCCCGTTCCCATCCAACCGCGATAGTTCAGGCCGAGCGCAATCGCCAGCTCGCCGGACTTCGACACCGAGAGGAGCTCCCCCGGCGGCAGCGCGATCGGCGCCGTCTCCGGCGAATCGGTGCGCGCCATGTAGAGCTTGACCGGTGGTCCGCCCCATCCCGCGCCGAAAACGATGGTGCGGCCGTCGGCGGTGAAGCGGCCGGTGCGCACCATGCCGCGCGAATTGGTGAGTCGATGGAATCTGACCGGCGCGCTCTCGGCGACCGCGGAGCCGCGGTGCGCGATCCACCAGCCGCCGCCGAGACCGGCGACCGCGACGACGAGCGCCGCGATCGGTAAGACGTAGCTGCGCGTCGGCGCCGGAGCAGGAGATTCTTCCGTTTTTTCGTCGAGGAGGAGCGCGGCGTCCCCCGCATCGCGCAGGCGCTTGCGCACGTCCTTCTCGAGACAGCG harbors:
- a CDS encoding protein kinase, translating into MSLSPGRSLLHFRLEEKIGEGGMGEVWRATDTTLDREVAIKVLPAAFAQDPERLARFEREAKLLASLNHPNIATIHGFHAVDGLRFLAMELVRGEDLHGPLPQGEAVDAAKQVASALEAAHDHGVVHRDLKPANVRRTPEGQIKVLDFGLAKALETAAPASVHSATVTSAGTQAGIILGTASYMSPEQARGQSVDRRSDLWAFGCLLYEMLSGTKAFDGPTITDVLAAVVTGEPDWTKLPASTPQSVRRLLRRCLEKDVRKRLRDAGDAALLLDEKTEESPAPAPTRSYVLPIAALVVAVAGLGGGWWIAHRGSAVAESAPVRFHRLTNSRGMVRTGRFTADGRTIVFGAGWGGPPVKLYMARTDSPETAPIALPPGELLSVSKSGELAIALGLNYRGWMGTGTLARASLLGGSPREVVESVRSADWSPDGSDLAIVHAVPGGTDQLEYPVGKVLDKTNGYFDSVRISADGAMVAYVDHINWGDNQGGLAVVDRAGKKTSLLKDFGAIQGVAWAPGGREVWFSGIDAELRSGIWAVDLGGHRRAVYIAPGFDELLDIAADGRLLLAVQHAQREGLALLEGDREPRPLIVPGETSIVRAISSDGRTALVTDQVAKIYVTYALRSDRPGASRLAIGEANTISHDGSAALLSVENYKTLTVVPLGIGGPRTIPNPDDVSYESIATWLPDGKHFVVTGRKPGEPSHAFVCDLESGACRAFGAPGISWTFFSGAPVSPDGRMAIFQAADGTPVRLPLDGSAALPIPGLLPGEYPVAWAADGASLFVSGLALPIQIARLELATGRRTPLMTLSPTDPAGMRFATAVVTPDGKHWALGTNKLLSDVYVVEGLR